Proteins encoded within one genomic window of Episyrphus balteatus chromosome 1, idEpiBalt1.1, whole genome shotgun sequence:
- the LOC129918824 gene encoding mambaquaretin-4-like codes for MKFQVAFLVLVVMVISAFAHRKYQLNLQNCPKADKGPCKGHEIVWVYKDETNDCHTFIYGGCEGNWNRFKTKKQCIDACGH; via the exons ATGAAATTCCAAGTTGCTTTTCTCGTACTAGTAGTCATGGTTATAAGTGCATTTGCACACCGTAAGTATCAATTAAATCTGCAAA ACTGCCCAAAAGCTGATAAAGGTCCTTGCAAAGGTCATGAAATTGTATGGGTCTACAAAGATGAAACCAACGATTGTCATACATTCATTTATGGCGGTTGTGAAGGCAATTGGAATcgattcaaaactaaaaagcaGTGTATAGATGCTTGCGGACATTAA